Proteins from one Methanococcus maripaludis C5 genomic window:
- the cfbB gene encoding Ni-sirohydrochlorin a,c-diamide synthase: protein MKRVVIAGTSSMVGKTTISTGIMKALSKKNNVQPYKIGPDYIDPTYHTEATKNKSRNLDSFFMDEMQVRSIFKRHSKNKDINVIEGVRGLYEGISPYNDVGSTASVSKTLNAPVILLMDARSLTRSAAAIIKGFKSFDTELNIKGVIFNKIRGEGHLNKLKEAVKYYDNDIEIIGAIPRDDGLSVSQRHLGLVPTPENKQKLLERIDLWGNTVEECLDIEKIVELSDESFDFEVDEKNKEETLWKVEKNNSKIAVAFDESFNFYYWDNFDALEENGAKIKFFSPLNDVEVPDCDTIYLGGGYPELFSEKLSNNKSMIDSIRNFDGKIYGECGGLMYLTNSIDGKEMLKLIDADAVMTPNVQGLSYVKGTFEKDCIIGEKSKEFKAHEFHYSKLININENDFSYRINRGKGIINSMDGITSKDGDIVGGYAHQHCIGNPYFAANLSKT, encoded by the coding sequence ATGAAAAGAGTAGTTATTGCGGGCACTTCTTCGATGGTTGGAAAAACGACCATATCGACAGGAATAATGAAAGCACTGTCTAAAAAAAATAACGTGCAACCATATAAAATCGGACCTGACTATATCGACCCAACATATCACACAGAAGCCACTAAAAACAAATCAAGGAATTTAGATTCGTTTTTTATGGATGAAATGCAAGTTAGATCAATTTTTAAAAGGCATTCTAAAAATAAAGATATAAATGTTATCGAAGGTGTGAGAGGATTATATGAGGGAATTTCACCTTATAACGATGTTGGAAGTACCGCATCGGTTTCAAAAACCCTGAATGCTCCAGTAATTTTATTGATGGATGCAAGAAGCCTTACAAGAAGTGCTGCTGCAATAATTAAAGGGTTCAAATCATTTGATACTGAATTAAATATTAAAGGTGTTATTTTCAATAAAATCCGGGGTGAAGGACACCTAAATAAATTAAAAGAAGCTGTAAAATATTACGATAATGACATCGAGATAATCGGTGCAATTCCAAGAGATGATGGATTGTCTGTATCCCAAAGACATCTTGGACTCGTTCCAACTCCAGAAAATAAGCAGAAATTGCTTGAAAGAATAGATTTATGGGGAAACACTGTTGAAGAATGTTTAGATATTGAAAAAATAGTTGAATTGAGTGACGAAAGTTTCGACTTTGAAGTTGATGAAAAAAATAAAGAAGAAACTCTCTGGAAAGTTGAAAAAAACAATTCAAAAATTGCCGTTGCATTTGACGAATCATTTAATTTTTATTACTGGGATAACTTCGATGCATTAGAAGAAAACGGTGCTAAAATAAAATTTTTCAGTCCATTGAATGACGTGGAAGTTCCAGATTGCGATACCATCTATCTTGGAGGGGGCTATCCAGAGCTATTTTCTGAAAAACTTTCGAACAATAAATCCATGATTGACTCGATAAGAAACTTTGATGGAAAAATTTACGGCGAATGCGGAGGGCTCATGTATCTTACAAATTCAATCGATGGCAAGGAAATGTTAAAATTAATAGATGCAGATGCAGTAATGACTCCAAATGTTCAGGGTCTGAGTTATGTTAAAGGAACTTTTGAAAAAGACTGCATTATCGGTGAAAAATCTAAAGAATTTAAAGCACATGAATTCCATTATTCAAAACTAATAAATATTAATGAAAACGACTTTTCATATAGAATAAATAGGGGAAAAGGAATAATAAACTCTATGGATGGAATAACCTCAAAAGATGGCGATATCGTTGGAGGTTATGCTCACCAGCACTGCATTGGAAATCCCTACTTTGCAGCGAACCTTTCTAAAACCTAA